In the Candidatus Poribacteria bacterium genome, GACCTCATCGACCACCTGCACGGGCAGACCCGTGACATCGGCGCGAATTTGGCTCCAGAGATCGCTCCTCGCGCCGCCGCCGCTGACGACCAATTCGCTTGGACACACGCTGCCGTAGAGCCCAGCGAGCGTCACCAGTTGGGAGACGCCGTATGCCACGCCCTCCAACGCCGCATGGGCGAGGTGGTTCCGCCCGTGGTTGCGCCGCAGGTTGATCCATGAGCCGGTCGCGTCGGCGTCCCAGATGGGGCTCCGCTCGCCGTCCAGGTATGGGATGAACATGGGGTTCGACGCGTCCGTCTCGACGGTGCTCGCGAGCCCGAGCAACTCGTCGAAGGACGACAGTCCGAGCGTCTCCTTCGCCCACGCGAGCGCGTCGGCGCCGCAGTTCGTCAGTCCGTAGACCACGCTCGACTTGCGGTCGAACGGGAGCGCCAGGAGCCCGTCGTGGCGTCTGGGCTCAGTCGTCACACGCACGCCCACGATCTCCGACGTGCCTGCGTAGTCGAATGCCGCGCCCGGTCGGTACACGCCGGTGGCGAGCATACTGCAGAAGGCGTCTACCCACCCCAGCGACACGGGCACGCCGATCCGCAGCCCGGTTGCTTCGTATGCCTCGTGAGTGACGTACCCTGCGTTCCTGAACGGCGGCGCGATTCTCGGAATATGGCTCGGACGGATGCCCAGGTCCGCCGCGTAGTCCGGATCCGCGACGCCCGTTCCAACGTGGACGAGTCCCAGCATCGACTGCACGTCGGAGCAGACTTCGCCGCAGAGCTGCAGAGCGATGTAGTCTTTCGTCTGGGCGATCCAGCGGACGCGGGCAGCGACCTCGGGCTGGCGCGTCATCACCCAACGAACCTTGCAAGCGGGCATCGACGGGGCGAACGGCACGCGAGCCCCGGCGAGCGACTGCGTCGCCGTCTCGTCGTACTTCTGGGTCAGGTATTCGGCTTCGTCGACGGCGCGGGCATCCTGCCACGTGATCGCAGGACGCGCCGGCTTGCCCTCGGCGTCGAGGAACACGGTCGAGAAATGACCGGACACGCCGACGGCATTGATGTCGCCCGGCGCGATGCCGTCGGCGCGCACATCCTCCCAACACGCGAGGAACGAGCGCCACCAGTCCTCCGGGTCCTGCTCCGCCCACCCAGGGTGCTCGCGGCGCACCGGGCAGCCCGCCGACGCCAGGGCCAGGCGCTTACCGTCCGAGCCGAACACGCCGACCTTCGTCGCCGTCGTGCCGATGTCGATGCCTAAGAAGAGCTTCGGCATGGGTTCGGTAGGCTCACGCGCCCGTGAAATCGCTAGAGTGCACGTCCGCGCGGAACCGGAGCACGATCCCCTTTGCCGGGAACGGCACGGGCGCGTGGTGCGTGAGCAGCAAACAGCTAGGGAACCAGAACTCGCCGCGCGGGTCGGGGTTGCCCGGATCGTCGTAGACGGAGAGCCCGGCGCGTCCTTCGCCGACCTTGCCGGAGAAATCGAGGCAGTCGGCGGGGTGCGCCTCCCGGCTCGCCGGGTCTTCGGCGCGGTCCGATGTGATGACCTTGCCGTCCGCTAGGATGCTCGGAGCCGGACGCGCCGAGAAGTGGAACGGCGCTTCGACGCCCTCTTTGAGCCAGAGGATGTGGCTCTCCCAGTCGATCCGGCGCAGATCACCATGCGTCGAGAACCGCACGTTGCGCACTTCCTCGGCGATGGGCTCGCCTTCGCCGTTCGCGTAGAGCAGCCATTCCTCGAACCGGTCGTCTTCGATGGCTGAGAACCGGACGTGGTGCATCGCGCCGCACCGACCGTAGGGCGGTTCGTCCCAGTCGGACCAGATGTTCGTCGCGCCGTTGTGACCATGGAGCCCATACGCCAGGTACAAGCCCTGCTGATGCGGGTGATCGCCCGTTCCGGCTCCCCGCACGACGCTGCCCTCGCGGGCGTTGAGGGGCCAGATGTAGGGCCTTCGCGCCCCGAGGAACCGGTAGGAGCAGAAGAGCTCGTCGCCAAGCGTGACGTGAAGCTGGTCGTAGGTGGCTCGAATGCCGAACGCTGACATGTCGCAGTCTCCCTCGACGGAACATCTATCCCGGCAGACGATAGCCCTCGTCCGCCGACTGCGCAACAGCTTTGGGGACGACGCCGTGGGCGGCGTCGGTGACATCGAGCATCACGTTGGTCGGGGCGATCCATCGAGCTCGACGTTCCACGATTCGGGATAGGCGCTCGGTTCCCAGCGATGCCCGGTCGCCCATCGGGTCGATGTCGCGCAGACGCACGCCGCCGGAGCCGTCGGGCTCCACCAGGTCGATCCGCCGGTCGCGCAGCTTGACGCGGAACAGATCGCCCGTCTTGATATAGAGGATGCCGCCTCCCTGCGCGGCTTCCGGCGTGACATGCCCGACGGCGGCTCCGTACGTGACGCCGGAATACCGCCCATCGCTGATCAGCACCACGAGCGGCGACAGCGACCGGTTCGCGTTGATGTGCTGCGCTGGCGTGAACATCTCCGGCATCCCGAACGCGACGGGTCCCTGCCCGCTGACGATGATGAGGAGCTTCAGCGTGCGCGCCGCTACCATCGCGTCGTAGAGGCCGTCGTAGGGCTCGCTATCGATGGGGCCTGTATGACCGTTCGCCCGCGCCAGGAAGCGCAGGTCACCGTCTGCGAACGCCCGGTCGTCGCGGAGTCGCGCGAGCAGGCGCACGTCCAGCAGCGCTTCGACGACGTCCTCCTCGTTCTCGAAGTAGACCCCGAGGAAGAGCTTCTCGTCGAACTCGTCGATCTGCGCCGTCGGCATGCCGCTGATCTTGACGACCGCCGTCTCGAAGAAGTTGCCCTCCAGCACGTCGATGCCGCTGAACGCCCGCCGGGGCTTCGACAGGATGATGGGGTTCTCCGCCACGCCGTCCGCCGACAGGCCGGAAGTGTCCGACAGACGGTCGCGCCAGGTGGAACCCGTGACGGTCGGCGCGTCCAGGTGCATCGGCACGCCGTTGTTCACGAGCTCATAGACGACGGTCTCCATGCCGCGCACGCTGCCATCGCAGCACTGCTGCGCCAGCGCGAAGATATCGCGTCCCGACGTGAGCGAGTAGTCGAACAGATCGGGAACCGGCACGGCGCGGCGGATCGCGTCGTAGTCGGACAGGCTGAAATCGACCCCAGCGTGGAGCATCGCCGCGACGATGTGCATGATGAGGTTCGTCGAGCCGCCCGTCGTCGCGTGGACACGCACGCAGTTCTCGATGTTCGCCCGCACCATCGACGCGACGCCGTACTCCAGGTCGTTGCAGAACCCGAACAGCGCGTCGATCGCTTGGTTCACGCGCTCCTGCGATGGCGGTTCCGTGAGCAGCTCGACGGCGGGATGGACGAGTCCCAGCGCGCTGACGACGTGTCGCGAGGAGTTCCCCGTTCCGTTGAACGCGCAGATGCCGCCCTTCTCGT is a window encoding:
- a CDS encoding dihydroxy-acid dehydratase yields the protein RRRGEAPVFATFAPAHVLRGGSIPDDLRDELDALAVRAESAGHPHLAEELREACRYILQCSSNQAFQGIFERMTQEGMISEAYHKHLEKYLAVNTCDEKGGICAFNGTGNSSRHVVSALGLVHPAVELLTEPPSQERVNQAIDALFGFCNDLEYGVASMVRANIENCVRVHATTGGSTNLIMHIVAAMLHAGVDFSLSDYDAIRRAVPVPDLFDYSLTSGRDIFALAQQCCDGSVRGMETVVYELVNNGVPMHLDAPTVTGSTWRDRLSDTSGLSADGVAENPIILSKPRRAFSGIDVLEGNFFETAVVKISGMPTAQIDEFDEKLFLGVYFENEEDVVEALLDVRLLARLRDDRAFADGDLRFLARANGHTGPIDSEPYDGLYDAMVAARTLKLLIIVSGQGPVAFGMPEMFTPAQHINANRSLSPLVVLISDGRYSGVTYGAAVGHVTPEAAQGGGILYIKTGDLFRVKLRDRRIDLVEPDGSGGVRLRDIDPMGDRASLGTERLSRIVERRARWIAPTNVMLDVTDAAHGVVPKAVAQSADEGYRLPG